One Alphaproteobacteria bacterium LSUCC0396 genomic region harbors:
- a CDS encoding ABC transporter permease has product MCWLYFVKELIFFQWFVQGVIGLGIAGYLFRLAGQHFGTDGSRKMFRQMPVTAALGIIIIIGYAIMSIFADWLAPYGQAEIFAKVNVLPGGNPDLGGDPAHLLGTDQIGRDLLSRLIYGGQNTVGIAFITTCLAFLIGTFFGFLAAALGGWFDQALSRIVDMLMSIPQLIFALLLMTIASAWAGSEKWLLTIYMILIIAVLDATRVFRLSRAVGMNIVVMDFFEAAKLRGEKMPYLIFNEILPNAFAPLLAEFGLRFCFVFLTIASLSFLGVGIQPPLADWGTMVKDLAQFINFAVFSPLTAALPLMAASAIALLTVAVNFVVDWMLHRTSGLRE; this is encoded by the coding sequence ATGTGCTGGCTGTATTTCGTCAAAGAGCTGATATTTTTTCAATGGTTTGTTCAAGGCGTTATCGGCCTTGGCATTGCCGGTTATCTATTCCGCTTGGCCGGACAGCATTTTGGCACAGATGGCAGTCGCAAAATGTTTCGGCAGATGCCGGTAACCGCCGCACTTGGCATAATCATCATCATCGGCTATGCGATCATGTCCATTTTTGCCGACTGGTTAGCTCCTTATGGTCAAGCTGAAATTTTTGCAAAAGTAAATGTTCTGCCCGGGGGCAACCCAGATTTAGGCGGCGATCCCGCACACCTTTTGGGCACTGACCAAATTGGACGCGATTTGCTATCCCGCCTCATATACGGTGGACAAAATACAGTAGGAATTGCCTTTATAACTACATGCCTTGCTTTTTTGATTGGTACATTTTTTGGATTTCTGGCAGCAGCATTAGGCGGCTGGTTTGATCAAGCATTATCGCGGATAGTTGATATGCTCATGTCAATCCCTCAATTGATTTTTGCACTTTTATTGATGACCATTGCCTCTGCATGGGCTGGCTCAGAAAAATGGCTTTTAACGATCTATATGATTCTAATTATAGCCGTACTAGATGCTACGCGGGTGTTTCGACTCTCGCGCGCTGTCGGAATGAATATTGTGGTTATGGATTTTTTTGAAGCCGCTAAATTGCGTGGTGAAAAAATGCCCTACCTTATTTTTAATGAGATTTTGCCAAACGCATTTGCCCCACTCCTAGCTGAATTTGGATTGCGATTTTGTTTTGTCTTTTTGACAATCGCCTCGCTATCCTTTCTTGGCGTTGGCATTCAACCACCTTTGGCTGATTGGGGTACCATGGTGAAAGATCTTGCACAATTCATTAATTTTGCCGTTTTCAGCCCGCTTACCGCGGCCTTACCATTGATGGCAGCAAGCGCTATTGCTTTGCTTACAGTCGCGGTGAATTTTGTTGTTGACTGGATGCTGCACCGAACCTCAGGGCTAAGGGAGTGA
- a CDS encoding ABC transporter permease, whose amino-acid sequence MGILSIILKRLGLGVLTLFLVSIIIFMAVNMLPGDFAQALLGQAATPEAVAAIRADLGLDRPIATRYFDWLLRAARGDFGTSFAQANFSAYVGENSSSNYGSVATQLAPRFANTVFLASVTAVIAIPISLIIGILAALYRHSVFDRVANVSTLTSISSPEFFVAYILILVLAVLNPLLPSLSNIFDGMSFGERLEKTLLPALTLTLVVTAHMMRMTRAAIINLLASPYIEMARLKGLSPFRVIVVHALPNALAPIINVVALNLAYLITGVVVVEVVFVYPGIGQLFVDSVKIRDIPVVQACCMVFASAYILLNLLADIMAILSNPRLRMPK is encoded by the coding sequence ATGGGCATTCTATCGATTATATTAAAGCGTCTCGGACTAGGGGTTCTGACACTATTCCTTGTGTCGATCATCATTTTCATGGCGGTAAACATGTTGCCAGGTGATTTTGCACAAGCGCTGCTTGGCCAAGCCGCGACGCCAGAAGCAGTTGCCGCAATCCGCGCCGATCTTGGTCTTGATCGACCGATTGCCACTCGTTATTTTGACTGGCTTCTCAGAGCAGCTAGGGGTGACTTTGGCACCAGCTTTGCGCAAGCCAATTTTAGTGCTTATGTTGGTGAAAATAGTAGCTCTAATTACGGCAGTGTCGCGACACAGCTGGCGCCACGTTTTGCCAACACAGTGTTTCTGGCAAGCGTCACCGCAGTAATTGCTATCCCGATATCTTTGATCATTGGTATCCTTGCAGCATTATACCGCCATTCAGTGTTTGATCGGGTTGCGAATGTCAGCACCCTGACATCAATTTCAAGCCCGGAATTTTTTGTTGCCTATATTCTTATTCTCGTTCTTGCCGTCCTAAACCCATTGCTGCCATCACTGTCTAATATTTTTGATGGCATGAGCTTTGGTGAGAGACTTGAAAAAACTTTATTGCCTGCGCTGACACTTACACTTGTTGTTACAGCCCATATGATGCGCATGACCCGCGCCGCCATCATTAATTTACTGGCATCTCCCTATATCGAAATGGCAAGATTAAAAGGACTTAGCCCATTCAGGGTAATTGTTGTGCATGCTTTACCCAACGCGTTGGCACCAATCATCAATGTGGTTGCTTTGAACTTGGCATATTTAATCACAGGCGTTGTGGTGGTTGAGGTGGTGTTTGTCTATCCCGGCATCGGTCAACTTTTTGTTGATAGTGTCAAGATTCGGGATATCCCAGTAGTGCAGGCCTGCTGCATGGTCTTTGCTTCAGCTTACATTCTTCTAAATTTGCTCGCCGATATCATGGCAATTTTATCAAACCCACGCTTGCGAATGCCAAAATAG
- a CDS encoding ABC transporter substrate-binding protein yields MTNQFSRRTLLQTSAAAGLLSTMGMPAWAAPKHGGRLRLGLAGANTSDTWDSRTHSDNYMINMGAGCVFETLTEVASDGSLRGELAESWEATPDAKVWTFNLRKGVKFHNGKSFGADDVIESMKMHVEEGAKSAAKPIVSSVDEMKKLSDTQVQFTLKSGSADFPYLVSDYHICIFPAGMIAEAISKGIGTGPYQVVSFEPGVRTLVKKFEDHYRADTVGYFAEVEAIAIADASARMNAMMTGQVDAVNRVDFKTVPLMKANPNVEIIEVTGNMHNVFPMLCKMEPFNNVHVRQALKHAVNRQEMVDKILLGHGAIGNDHPIGPANQYYAGNLPQIQYDPDKAKFHMNKAGLGNLKLDLHVSEGAFAGATDAGQLYSNSAAKCGITINVIQEPADGYWSNVWMKKPWCASYWSGRATEDWMFQTAYESGQPWNEAGWENERFQSLLKQGRSELDSAKRRDIYTEMQSLCSQEGGTIIPMYQNYLDAASTKLAHGPKVGNLWMLDNSRISKRWWFA; encoded by the coding sequence ATGACTAATCAATTTTCAAGAAGAACATTGTTGCAAACGTCAGCTGCGGCTGGCCTGCTTTCAACGATGGGAATGCCAGCCTGGGCGGCGCCAAAGCATGGTGGCCGTTTGCGGCTAGGGCTTGCTGGTGCCAATACATCAGACACGTGGGATAGCCGAACCCATTCTGATAACTATATGATTAACATGGGCGCTGGTTGTGTATTTGAGACCCTGACGGAAGTGGCTTCTGATGGCAGCCTTAGAGGCGAACTAGCAGAAAGCTGGGAAGCCACACCAGATGCCAAAGTCTGGACATTTAATTTGCGTAAAGGCGTAAAATTCCATAACGGCAAGAGCTTTGGCGCCGATGACGTTATCGAATCAATGAAAATGCATGTGGAAGAAGGTGCTAAATCAGCAGCCAAGCCAATCGTATCGTCGGTGGATGAGATGAAAAAGCTTAGTGACACACAGGTACAATTTACCCTGAAATCTGGCAGTGCTGATTTCCCTTATCTAGTTTCTGATTACCACATCTGTATCTTCCCAGCAGGTATGATTGCCGAAGCTATCAGCAAAGGTATCGGTACCGGCCCATATCAGGTGGTTTCATTTGAACCAGGTGTTCGGACTTTGGTGAAGAAATTTGAAGACCATTATCGCGCTGATACAGTTGGCTATTTTGCCGAGGTTGAAGCTATTGCAATTGCCGATGCCTCTGCACGGATGAACGCAATGATGACCGGTCAGGTTGATGCCGTTAACCGTGTTGATTTCAAAACGGTTCCTTTAATGAAGGCAAACCCAAATGTTGAAATCATTGAAGTCACCGGAAATATGCACAATGTCTTCCCAATGCTGTGCAAGATGGAGCCTTTCAACAATGTGCATGTCAGGCAAGCGTTAAAACATGCGGTTAACCGGCAGGAAATGGTTGATAAAATTTTGCTAGGTCATGGAGCGATCGGCAATGACCATCCGATCGGTCCAGCAAATCAGTATTATGCCGGCAACCTCCCGCAAATCCAGTATGACCCTGACAAGGCAAAATTCCATATGAATAAGGCTGGCTTGGGTAATCTAAAGCTTGACCTGCATGTATCAGAGGGCGCATTCGCCGGTGCGACAGATGCCGGACAACTCTATTCTAACTCAGCCGCAAAATGTGGAATTACCATCAATGTTATTCAGGAACCAGCCGATGGGTATTGGTCGAATGTTTGGATGAAAAAGCCTTGGTGCGCGTCGTATTGGTCAGGACGAGCTACCGAAGACTGGATGTTCCAGACCGCGTATGAAAGTGGCCAGCCGTGGAACGAAGCCGGTTGGGAAAATGAGAGGTTCCAATCACTTTTGAAACAAGGCAGGTCAGAACTTGATAGCGCTAAGCGTCGCGATATTTACACCGAAATGCAGTCACTGTGTTCTCAAGAGGGCGGTACAATAATTCCGATGTATCAGAACTATCTGGACGCTGCCTCAACAAAGCTGGCTCATGGGCCGAAAGTTGGTAATTTGTGGATGCTGGATAATTCACGAATTTCTAAGCGTTGGTGGTTCGCCTAG